In one Nymphaea colorata isolate Beijing-Zhang1983 unplaced genomic scaffold, ASM883128v2 scaffold0551, whole genome shotgun sequence genomic region, the following are encoded:
- the LOC126409550 gene encoding LOW QUALITY PROTEIN: NAD(P)H-quinone oxidoreductase chain 4, chloroplastic-like (The sequence of the model RefSeq protein was modified relative to this genomic sequence to represent the inferred CDS: inserted 3 bases in 3 codons), translated as MSDFYWLTIIVVLPISAGSLIALFPHRGNKVVRWYTICICLFELLLTTYVFCYHFKLDDPLIQLEEDFNWINIFDFHWRLGIDGLSIGPILLTGFITTLATSAAWPVTRNSRLFHFLMLAMYSGQIGSFSSRDLLLFFIMWELELIPVYLLLSMWGGKKRLYSATKFILYTAGGSIFLLMGVLGMGLYGSNEPTLNFETLANQSYPVALEIIFYXGFLIAYAVKSPIIPLHTWLPDTHGEAHYSTCMLLAGILLKMGAYGLVRVNMELLPHAHSIFSPWLMIVGTIQIIYAALTSLGQRNXKKRIAYSSVSHMGFIIIGISSITDAGLNGAILQIISHGFIGAAXFFLAGTSYDRIRLRYLNEMGGIAILMPRIFTMFSSFSMASLALPGMSGFVAEFVIFLGIITSPKYLVMSKILITFVMAIGMILTPIYSLSMSRQMFYGYRLFNVPKSHFVDSGPREIFILMCILLPIIGIGIYPDFVLSLSVDKVETILSNYFHG; from the exons ATGAGTGATTTTTATTGGTTAACAATCATTGTTGTTTTGCCCATATCCGCGGGTTCCTTAATTGCTCTTTTCCCTCATAGAGGAAATAAGGTAGTTCGATGGTATACTATCTGTATCTGCTTATTTGAACTCCTTCTAACGACCTACGTATTCTGTTATCATTTTAAATTGGACGATCCATTAATCCAATTGGAAGAAGACTTTAACtggataaatatttttgattttcacTGGAGACTCGGAATCGACGGACTTTCTATAGGACCCATTTTATTGACAGGATTTATCACTACTTTAGCTACTTCAGCGGCTTGGCCAGTTACCCGAAATTCGCGATTGTTCCATTTCCTGATGTTAGCAATGTACAGTGGTCAAATAGGATCATTTTCTTCTCGAGACctcttactttttttcatcatgtggGAATTAGAATTAATTCCTGTTTACCTACTTTTATCCATGTGGGGAGGAAAGAAACGTCTGTACTCAGCTACAAAGTTCATTTTGTACACTGCAGGaggttccatttttctcttaatgggAGTTCTAGGTATGGGTTTATATGGTTCCAATGAACcaacattaaattttgaaacattagcTAATCAATCGTATCCCGTGGCAttggaaataatatttt tgggTTTCCTTATTGCTTATGCTGTCAAATCACCGATCATACCTTTACATACATGGTTGCCAGATACCCATGGAGAGGCGCATTACAGTACATGTATGCTTCTAGCTGGAATCTTATTAAAAATGGGAGCATACGGGTTGGTTCGGGTCAATATGGAATTATTACCCCACGCCCATTCCATATTTTCTCCTTGGTTGATGATAGTAGGGACTATTCAAATAATCTATGCAGCTTTAACTTCTCTTGGTCAACGCA TTAAAAAGAGAATAGCCTATTCTTCCGTATCTCATATGGGTTTCATAATAATAGGAATTAGTTCTATAACCGATGCGGGACTCAATGGAGCTATTTTACAAATCATCTCTCATGGATTTATTGGTGCTG CTTTTTTCCTGGCAGGAACAAGTTATGATAGAATACGTCTTCGTTATCTTAACGAAATGGGGGGAATAGCTATACTAATGCCAAGAATCTTTACGATGTTCAGTAGCTTCTCAATGGCTTCTCTCGCATTACCAGGAATGAGTGGTTTTGTTGCagaatttgtgatatttttgggaATAATTACTAGCCCAAAATACCTTGTAATGTCAAAAATACTAATTACTTTTGTAATGGCAATTGGAATGATATTAACTCCTATTTATTCATTATCTATGTCACGCCAGATGTTCTATGGATACAGGTTATTCAATGTTCCCAAGTCTCACTTTGTGGATTCTGGACCACgagaaatctttattttgatgtGTATCCTTTTACCTATAATAGGTATTGGTATTTATCCAGATTTCGTTCTTTCACTATCAGTTGACAAGGTAGAAACTATTCTATCTAATTACTTTCATGGgtag
- the LOC126409549 gene encoding NAD(P)H-quinone oxidoreductase subunit H, chloroplastic translates to MTVPDARKDLLVVNMGPHHPSMHGVLRLIVTLDGEDVIDCEPILGYLHRGMEKIAENRTIIQYLPYVTRWDYLATMFTEAITVNAPEELGNIQVPKRASYIRVIMLELSRIASHLLWLGPFMADIGAQTPFFYIFRERELLYDLFEAATGMRMMHNYFRIGGVAADLPHGWIDKCLDFCDYFLTGVVEYQKLITRNPIFLERVEGVGFIGGEEAINWGLSGPMLRASGIQWDLRKVDRYECYDEFDWEVQWQKEGDSLARYLVRIGEMTESIKIIQQALEGIPGGPYENLEFRRFAGTKDSELNDFEYRFISKKPSPSFELSKQELYVRVEAPKGELGIFLIGDNSVFPWRWKIRPPGFINLQILPQLVKRMKLADIMTILGSIDIIMGEVDR, encoded by the coding sequence ATGACTGTACCAGACGCAAGAAAAGACCTCCTCGTGGTCAATATGGGTCCTCACCACCCGTCAATGCATGGTGTTCTTCGACTCATTGTTACTCTAGATGGCGAAGATGTTATCGACTGTGAACCCATATTGGGTTATTTACACagaggaatggaaaaaattgcGGAAAACCGAACAATTATACAATATCTACCTTATGTAACACGTTGGGATTATTTAGCTACTATGTTCACGGAGGCAATAACCGTTAATGCACCTGAGGAATTGGGAAATATTCAAGTACCTAAAAGAGCCAGCTATATTAGGGTAATTATGCTGGAGTTGAGTCGTATAGCTTCGCATTTGTTATGGCTTGGACCTTTTATGGCCGATATCGGTGCGCAGActcctttcttctatattttcagAGAGAGGGAATTGTTATATGATCTATTCGAAGCTGCCACAGGTATGCGAATGATGCATAATTATTTCCGTATCGGGGGGGTAGCTGCTGATTTACCTCATGGCTGGATAGATAAATGTTTAGATTTCTGCGATTATTTTTTAACGGGAGTTGTTGAATATCAAAAGCTTATTACGCGCAATCCCATCTTTTTGGAACGAGTTGAAGGGGTAGGTTTTATTGGGGGAGAGGAAGCCATAAATTGGGGTTTATCAGGACCAATGCTACGAGCTTCCGGAATCCAATGGGACCTTCGTAAAGTCGATCGGTATGAGTGTTATGATGAATTCGATTGGGAAGTCCAATGGCAAAAAGAAGGAGACTCATTAGCTCGTTATTTAGTAAGAATTGGCGAAATGACGGAATCCATCAAAATTATTCAACAGGCTCTGGAAGGAATTCCGGGGGGAccttatgaaaatttagaattccGACGCTTTGCTGGAACAAAAGATTCAGAATTGAACGACTTTGAATATCGATTCATTAGTAAAAAGCCTTCTCCCAGTTTTGAATTGTCAAAACAAGAACTTTATGTGAGAGTAGAAGCCCCAAAGGGAGAATTAGGTATTTTTCTGATAGGAGATAATAGTGTTTTTCCTTGGAGATGGAAAATACGTCCACCCGGTTTCATCAATTTGCAAATTCTTCCTCAGCtagttaaaagaatgaaattggCTGATATTATGACAATACTAGGTAGTATAGATATCATTATGGGAGAAGTTGATCGTTGA